One genomic segment of Tripterygium wilfordii isolate XIE 37 chromosome 9, ASM1340144v1, whole genome shotgun sequence includes these proteins:
- the LOC120005533 gene encoding exportin-7 isoform X1: MESLAQLEALCERLYNSQDSAERVHAESTLKCFSANTEYIPQCQYILDHATTPYALMLASSSLLKQVTEHTLPLQLRLDISNYLINYLATRGPKLPPFVTASIVQLLSRVTKFGWFDDDRFRDIVKESTNFLSQSTSDHYAIGLKILNQLVSEMNQPNPGLPSTHHRKVACNFRDQSLYQIFKISLTSLCQLKNDVASQLQELALSLSLKCLSFDFVGTSIDESSDEFGTVQIPTSWRNVLEDPSTLQIFFDYYALQKAPLSKEALECLVRLASVRRSLFANDATRSKFLAHLMTGTKEILQTEQGLADHDNYHEYCRLLGRFRVNYQLSELVNVEGYSDWIQLVAEFTLKSLLSWQWASSSVYYLLGLWSRLVTSVPYLKGDAPSLLDEFVPKITEGFITSRLNSVQDGFPEDLSDNPLDNVELLQDQLDCFPYLCRFQYESSGLYMINIMEPLLQAYTERAHLHSSGNTEHSVIEAKLAWIVHIIAAILKIKQCTGCSVESQEMLDAELSARVLQLIRVTDSGLHSQRYGELSKQRLDRAILTFFQNFRKSYVGDQAVHSSNKQLYVRLSELLGVHDQLLLLNVIVGKIATNLKCYTESEEVIDHTLSLFLDLATGYMTGKLLLKLDTIKFIIANHTREHFPFLEQYRCSRSRTTLYYTIGWLLFTEDSPVKFKSSMDPLLQVFVSLESTPDSVFRTDAVKHALIGLMRDLRGIAMATNSRRTYGFLFDWLYPARMSLLLKGISHWTDTPEVTTPLLKFMAEFVLNKAQRLTFDSSSPNGILLFREISKLIVAYGTRVLSLPSAADIYAYKYKGIWISLTILSRALAGNYVNFGVFELYGDRALSDSLDMALKLTLSIPLADILAYRKLMKAYFAFLEVLFSSHINFILNLDTNTFTHIVGSLESGLKGLDTNISSQCASAVDNLAAFYFNNITMGEAPTLPAAINLTRHVADCPNLFPEILKTLFEIILFEDCGNQWSLSRPMLSLILINEQLFSDLKAKILASQPVDQHQGLSLCFDKLMADVTLSLDPKNRDKFTQNLTVFRHEFRVK, from the exons ATGGAGAGCCTGGCACAACTAGAGGCGTTGTGCGAAAGGCTCTACAATTCACAAGACTCTGCGGAGCGAGTTCATGCCGAGAGCACGCTGAAATGCTTCTCCGCGAACACTGAATACATCCCTCAGTGCCAGTACATTCTCGACCATGCTACCACACCTTATGCGTTGATGCTTGCCAGCTCTAGTTTGTTGAAGCAAGTCACGGAGCATACCCTCCCTTTACAGCTCCGTTTGGACATCA GCAATTACCTTATCAATTATCTAGCCACCAGAGGACCCAAATTGCCACCCTTTGTTACTGCATCTATAGTTCAGCTCTTGTCTCGGGTTACAAAGTTTGGTTGGTTCGATGATGATAGATTCCGAGACATAGTCAAGGAGTCTACCAACTTCTTGAGTCAG TCAACTTCAGATCACTATGCCATTGGTCTGAAGATATTGAATCAACTTGTCTCTGAGATGAATCAG CCTAATCCAGGGTTGCCTTCAACACATCATCGAAAGGTTGCCTGTAACTTTCGGGATCAGTCCCTTTATCAGATATTCAAAATATCTTTGACATCATTGTGTCAACTGAAGAATGATG TTGCAAGTCAACTGCAAGAGTTggccctctctctttctctcaaatGTCTATCCTTTGATTTCGTTGGGACATCTATCGACGAAAGTTCTGATGAGTTTGGTACTGTACAG ATCCCAACATCTTGGAGAAACGTTTTGGAAGATCCTTCAACACtccaaatattttttgattATTATGCCCTGCAGAAGGCCCCTCTCTCAAAGGAG GCGCTGGAGTGCTTGGTGCGACTAGCTTCTGTAAGACGTTCACTTTTTGCCAATGATGCTACGCGTTCCAAGTTTTTGGCCCATTTGATGACAGGAACCAAAGAAATCCTACAAACAGAACAAG GTCTTGCTGATCATGATAATTACCATGAGTATTGTCGTCTTCTCGGACGTTTCAGAGTGAATTATCAG CTCTCGGAGCTTGTGAACGTGGAAGGCTACAGTGATTGGATACAATTAGTGGCAGAGTTCACATTGAAGTCTTTGCTGTCCTGGCAG TGGGCGAGTAGCAGTGTATACTACCTGTTGGGTCTATGGTCTAGATTGGTAACATCTGTGCCATACTTGAAGGGTGACGCTCCAAGTTTGCTGGATGAATTTGTACCTAAGATCACTGAAGGTTTTATTACATCAAGACTTAACTCTGTACAG GATGGATTTCCCGAAGATCTTTCTGATAATCCATTGGACAATGTTGAACTACTCCAGGATCAGCTAGATTGTTTTCCATATCTTTGCAGATTCCAG TATGAAAGCAGTGGGTTGTATATGATAAACATAATGGAGCCTCTTCTGCAAGCATACACG GAACGAGCACATTTACATAGCAGTGGCAACACTGAACATAGTGTGATTGAGGCCAAACTTGCTTGGATTGTACATATTATAGCTGCCATTCTTAAAATAAAGCAATGCACTGGTTGTAG TGTCGAGTCACAGGAAATGCTTGATGCAGAACTCTCCGCTCGAGTTTTGCAGTTAATACGTGTCACTGATAGTGGACTACACAGCCAG AGATACGGTGAACTGAGTAAGCAACGACTTGATCGAGCAATCCTCACCTTCTTTCAGAATTTCCGAAAGTCTTATGTTGGTGATCAGGCTGTGCACTCATCTAATAAG CAGTTATATGTTCGGTTGTCAGAGCTTCTTGGAGTTCATGATCAGCTGTTACTGCTAAATGTGATTGTCGGGAAGATTGCTACAAACTTGAAGTGTTACACGGAG AGTGAGGAGGTTATCGATCACACTTTAAGTTTGTTCTTGGATCTGGCAACTGG GTATATGACTGGAAAGCTGCTTCTGAAGCTGGATACAATAAAATTTATCATTGCAAATCATACT AGGGAGCATTTTCCATTTTTGGAACAATATAGATGCTCTCGCAGCCGAACCACTCTCTACTATACTATTGGCTGGTTATTGTTCACGGAGGATAGCCCTGTGAAATTCAAGTCTTCAATGGATCCTTTGTTGCaa GTTTTTGTTAGTTTGGAATCAACACCTGATTCAGTGTTTCGTACTGATGCTGTAAAGCATGCTTTAATCGGTTTAATGAGGGATCTCAGAGGAATTGCAATGGCTACAAACAG TCGCAGGACTTATGGGTTCTTATTTGACTGGCTATACCCTGCACGCATGTCGCTACTCTTGAAAGGCATCTCGCATTGGACTGATACCCCAGAG GTTACCACCCCTTTGTTGAAATTCATGGCTGAGTTTGTATTAAACAAAGCCCAGCGCTTAACTTTTGACTCATCTTCTCCTAATGGCATTCTTCTTTTCCGGGAAATAAGCAAATTGATTGTGGCATATGGGACGAGGGTTTTATCTCTTCCAAGTGCTGCTGATATATATGCCTATAAGTACAAAGGAATATGGATTTCATTGACTATTCTCTCAAGAG CACTTGCTGGAAATTATGTCAACTTTGGTGTGTTTGAGCTGTATGGTGATAGAGCACTCTCTGATTCCCTTGACATGGCCTTAAAGTTGACTCTATCGATTCCCTTGGCTGATATATTAGCATATCGAAAG CTAATGAAGGCCTACTTTGCATTCTTAGAGGTACTATTCAGCAGTCACATCAATTTCATTCTGAATTTGGATACAAACACCTTTACACATATAGTTGGATCGCTTGAATCTGGTCTGAAGGGTTTGGATACAAATATCTCATCACAG TGTGCATCTGCTGTTGATAATTTGGCTGCTTTCTATTTCAACAACATCACCATGGGGGAGGCACCCACTTTACCAGCGGCAATAAATCTTACTCGACATGTTGCAGATTGCCCCAATTTGTTTCCAGAG ATATTGAAGACCTTATTTGAGATCATATTATTTGAGGACTGTGGCAATCAGTGGAGTCTTAGCAGGCCTATGCTGAGCTTAATTCTTATTAATGAGCAG TTGTTCTCTGATTTGAAAGCTAAAATTTTGGCTTCACAG CCGGTGGACCAACATCAAGGGCTTTCCCTCTGTTTTGACAAATTAATGGCAGATGTTACTTTAAGCCTAGATCCGAAGAACAGGGACAAGTTCACCCAGAATCTGACGGTTTTCAGGCATGAATTTCGTGTCAAATAG
- the LOC120005533 gene encoding exportin-7 isoform X2 — protein MESLAQLEALCERLYNSQDSAERVHAESTLKCFSANTEYIPQCQYILDHATTPYALMLASSSLLKQVTEHTLPLQLRLDISNYLINYLATRGPKLPPFVTASIVQLLSRVTKFGWFDDDRFRDIVKESTNFLSQSTSDHYAIGLKILNQLVSEMNQPNPGLPSTHHRKVACNFRDQSLYQIFKISLTSLCQLKNDVASQLQELALSLSLKCLSFDFVGTSIDESSDEFGTVQIPTSWRNVLEDPSTLQIFFDYYALQKAPLSKEALECLVRLASVRRSLFANDATRSKFLAHLMTGTKEILQTEQGLADHDNYHEYCRLLGRFRVNYQLSELVNVEGYSDWIQLVAEFTLKSLLSWQWASSSVYYLLGLWSRLVTSVPYLKGDAPSLLDEFVPKITEGFITSRLNSVQDGFPEDLSDNPLDNVELLQDQLDCFPYLCRFQYESSGLYMINIMEPLLQAYTERAHLHSSGNTEHSVIEAKLAWIVHIIAAILKIKQCTGCSVESQEMLDAELSARVLQLIRVTDSGLHSQRYGELSKQRLDRAILTFFQNFRKSYVGDQAVHSSNKLYVRLSELLGVHDQLLLLNVIVGKIATNLKCYTESEEVIDHTLSLFLDLATGYMTGKLLLKLDTIKFIIANHTREHFPFLEQYRCSRSRTTLYYTIGWLLFTEDSPVKFKSSMDPLLQVFVSLESTPDSVFRTDAVKHALIGLMRDLRGIAMATNSRRTYGFLFDWLYPARMSLLLKGISHWTDTPEVTTPLLKFMAEFVLNKAQRLTFDSSSPNGILLFREISKLIVAYGTRVLSLPSAADIYAYKYKGIWISLTILSRALAGNYVNFGVFELYGDRALSDSLDMALKLTLSIPLADILAYRKLMKAYFAFLEVLFSSHINFILNLDTNTFTHIVGSLESGLKGLDTNISSQCASAVDNLAAFYFNNITMGEAPTLPAAINLTRHVADCPNLFPEILKTLFEIILFEDCGNQWSLSRPMLSLILINEQLFSDLKAKILASQPVDQHQGLSLCFDKLMADVTLSLDPKNRDKFTQNLTVFRHEFRVK, from the exons ATGGAGAGCCTGGCACAACTAGAGGCGTTGTGCGAAAGGCTCTACAATTCACAAGACTCTGCGGAGCGAGTTCATGCCGAGAGCACGCTGAAATGCTTCTCCGCGAACACTGAATACATCCCTCAGTGCCAGTACATTCTCGACCATGCTACCACACCTTATGCGTTGATGCTTGCCAGCTCTAGTTTGTTGAAGCAAGTCACGGAGCATACCCTCCCTTTACAGCTCCGTTTGGACATCA GCAATTACCTTATCAATTATCTAGCCACCAGAGGACCCAAATTGCCACCCTTTGTTACTGCATCTATAGTTCAGCTCTTGTCTCGGGTTACAAAGTTTGGTTGGTTCGATGATGATAGATTCCGAGACATAGTCAAGGAGTCTACCAACTTCTTGAGTCAG TCAACTTCAGATCACTATGCCATTGGTCTGAAGATATTGAATCAACTTGTCTCTGAGATGAATCAG CCTAATCCAGGGTTGCCTTCAACACATCATCGAAAGGTTGCCTGTAACTTTCGGGATCAGTCCCTTTATCAGATATTCAAAATATCTTTGACATCATTGTGTCAACTGAAGAATGATG TTGCAAGTCAACTGCAAGAGTTggccctctctctttctctcaaatGTCTATCCTTTGATTTCGTTGGGACATCTATCGACGAAAGTTCTGATGAGTTTGGTACTGTACAG ATCCCAACATCTTGGAGAAACGTTTTGGAAGATCCTTCAACACtccaaatattttttgattATTATGCCCTGCAGAAGGCCCCTCTCTCAAAGGAG GCGCTGGAGTGCTTGGTGCGACTAGCTTCTGTAAGACGTTCACTTTTTGCCAATGATGCTACGCGTTCCAAGTTTTTGGCCCATTTGATGACAGGAACCAAAGAAATCCTACAAACAGAACAAG GTCTTGCTGATCATGATAATTACCATGAGTATTGTCGTCTTCTCGGACGTTTCAGAGTGAATTATCAG CTCTCGGAGCTTGTGAACGTGGAAGGCTACAGTGATTGGATACAATTAGTGGCAGAGTTCACATTGAAGTCTTTGCTGTCCTGGCAG TGGGCGAGTAGCAGTGTATACTACCTGTTGGGTCTATGGTCTAGATTGGTAACATCTGTGCCATACTTGAAGGGTGACGCTCCAAGTTTGCTGGATGAATTTGTACCTAAGATCACTGAAGGTTTTATTACATCAAGACTTAACTCTGTACAG GATGGATTTCCCGAAGATCTTTCTGATAATCCATTGGACAATGTTGAACTACTCCAGGATCAGCTAGATTGTTTTCCATATCTTTGCAGATTCCAG TATGAAAGCAGTGGGTTGTATATGATAAACATAATGGAGCCTCTTCTGCAAGCATACACG GAACGAGCACATTTACATAGCAGTGGCAACACTGAACATAGTGTGATTGAGGCCAAACTTGCTTGGATTGTACATATTATAGCTGCCATTCTTAAAATAAAGCAATGCACTGGTTGTAG TGTCGAGTCACAGGAAATGCTTGATGCAGAACTCTCCGCTCGAGTTTTGCAGTTAATACGTGTCACTGATAGTGGACTACACAGCCAG AGATACGGTGAACTGAGTAAGCAACGACTTGATCGAGCAATCCTCACCTTCTTTCAGAATTTCCGAAAGTCTTATGTTGGTGATCAGGCTGTGCACTCATCTAATAAG TTATATGTTCGGTTGTCAGAGCTTCTTGGAGTTCATGATCAGCTGTTACTGCTAAATGTGATTGTCGGGAAGATTGCTACAAACTTGAAGTGTTACACGGAG AGTGAGGAGGTTATCGATCACACTTTAAGTTTGTTCTTGGATCTGGCAACTGG GTATATGACTGGAAAGCTGCTTCTGAAGCTGGATACAATAAAATTTATCATTGCAAATCATACT AGGGAGCATTTTCCATTTTTGGAACAATATAGATGCTCTCGCAGCCGAACCACTCTCTACTATACTATTGGCTGGTTATTGTTCACGGAGGATAGCCCTGTGAAATTCAAGTCTTCAATGGATCCTTTGTTGCaa GTTTTTGTTAGTTTGGAATCAACACCTGATTCAGTGTTTCGTACTGATGCTGTAAAGCATGCTTTAATCGGTTTAATGAGGGATCTCAGAGGAATTGCAATGGCTACAAACAG TCGCAGGACTTATGGGTTCTTATTTGACTGGCTATACCCTGCACGCATGTCGCTACTCTTGAAAGGCATCTCGCATTGGACTGATACCCCAGAG GTTACCACCCCTTTGTTGAAATTCATGGCTGAGTTTGTATTAAACAAAGCCCAGCGCTTAACTTTTGACTCATCTTCTCCTAATGGCATTCTTCTTTTCCGGGAAATAAGCAAATTGATTGTGGCATATGGGACGAGGGTTTTATCTCTTCCAAGTGCTGCTGATATATATGCCTATAAGTACAAAGGAATATGGATTTCATTGACTATTCTCTCAAGAG CACTTGCTGGAAATTATGTCAACTTTGGTGTGTTTGAGCTGTATGGTGATAGAGCACTCTCTGATTCCCTTGACATGGCCTTAAAGTTGACTCTATCGATTCCCTTGGCTGATATATTAGCATATCGAAAG CTAATGAAGGCCTACTTTGCATTCTTAGAGGTACTATTCAGCAGTCACATCAATTTCATTCTGAATTTGGATACAAACACCTTTACACATATAGTTGGATCGCTTGAATCTGGTCTGAAGGGTTTGGATACAAATATCTCATCACAG TGTGCATCTGCTGTTGATAATTTGGCTGCTTTCTATTTCAACAACATCACCATGGGGGAGGCACCCACTTTACCAGCGGCAATAAATCTTACTCGACATGTTGCAGATTGCCCCAATTTGTTTCCAGAG ATATTGAAGACCTTATTTGAGATCATATTATTTGAGGACTGTGGCAATCAGTGGAGTCTTAGCAGGCCTATGCTGAGCTTAATTCTTATTAATGAGCAG TTGTTCTCTGATTTGAAAGCTAAAATTTTGGCTTCACAG CCGGTGGACCAACATCAAGGGCTTTCCCTCTGTTTTGACAAATTAATGGCAGATGTTACTTTAAGCCTAGATCCGAAGAACAGGGACAAGTTCACCCAGAATCTGACGGTTTTCAGGCATGAATTTCGTGTCAAATAG
- the LOC120005533 gene encoding exportin-7-B isoform X3, with the protein MESLAQLEALCERLYNSQDSAERVHAESTLKCFSANTEYIPQCQYILDHATTPYALMLASSSLLKQVTEHTLPLQLRLDISNYLINYLATRGPKLPPFVTASIVQLLSRVTKFGWFDDDRFRDIVKESTNFLSQSTSDHYAIGLKILNQLVSEMNQPNPGLPSTHHRKVACNFRDQSLYQIFKISLTSLCQLKNDVASQLQELALSLSLKCLSFDFVGTSIDESSDEFGTVQALECLVRLASVRRSLFANDATRSKFLAHLMTGTKEILQTEQGLADHDNYHEYCRLLGRFRVNYQLSELVNVEGYSDWIQLVAEFTLKSLLSWQWASSSVYYLLGLWSRLVTSVPYLKGDAPSLLDEFVPKITEGFITSRLNSVQDGFPEDLSDNPLDNVELLQDQLDCFPYLCRFQYESSGLYMINIMEPLLQAYTERAHLHSSGNTEHSVIEAKLAWIVHIIAAILKIKQCTGCSVESQEMLDAELSARVLQLIRVTDSGLHSQRYGELSKQRLDRAILTFFQNFRKSYVGDQAVHSSNKQLYVRLSELLGVHDQLLLLNVIVGKIATNLKCYTESEEVIDHTLSLFLDLATGYMTGKLLLKLDTIKFIIANHTREHFPFLEQYRCSRSRTTLYYTIGWLLFTEDSPVKFKSSMDPLLQVFVSLESTPDSVFRTDAVKHALIGLMRDLRGIAMATNSRRTYGFLFDWLYPARMSLLLKGISHWTDTPEVTTPLLKFMAEFVLNKAQRLTFDSSSPNGILLFREISKLIVAYGTRVLSLPSAADIYAYKYKGIWISLTILSRALAGNYVNFGVFELYGDRALSDSLDMALKLTLSIPLADILAYRKLMKAYFAFLEVLFSSHINFILNLDTNTFTHIVGSLESGLKGLDTNISSQCASAVDNLAAFYFNNITMGEAPTLPAAINLTRHVADCPNLFPEILKTLFEIILFEDCGNQWSLSRPMLSLILINEQLFSDLKAKILASQPVDQHQGLSLCFDKLMADVTLSLDPKNRDKFTQNLTVFRHEFRVK; encoded by the exons ATGGAGAGCCTGGCACAACTAGAGGCGTTGTGCGAAAGGCTCTACAATTCACAAGACTCTGCGGAGCGAGTTCATGCCGAGAGCACGCTGAAATGCTTCTCCGCGAACACTGAATACATCCCTCAGTGCCAGTACATTCTCGACCATGCTACCACACCTTATGCGTTGATGCTTGCCAGCTCTAGTTTGTTGAAGCAAGTCACGGAGCATACCCTCCCTTTACAGCTCCGTTTGGACATCA GCAATTACCTTATCAATTATCTAGCCACCAGAGGACCCAAATTGCCACCCTTTGTTACTGCATCTATAGTTCAGCTCTTGTCTCGGGTTACAAAGTTTGGTTGGTTCGATGATGATAGATTCCGAGACATAGTCAAGGAGTCTACCAACTTCTTGAGTCAG TCAACTTCAGATCACTATGCCATTGGTCTGAAGATATTGAATCAACTTGTCTCTGAGATGAATCAG CCTAATCCAGGGTTGCCTTCAACACATCATCGAAAGGTTGCCTGTAACTTTCGGGATCAGTCCCTTTATCAGATATTCAAAATATCTTTGACATCATTGTGTCAACTGAAGAATGATG TTGCAAGTCAACTGCAAGAGTTggccctctctctttctctcaaatGTCTATCCTTTGATTTCGTTGGGACATCTATCGACGAAAGTTCTGATGAGTTTGGTACTGTACAG GCGCTGGAGTGCTTGGTGCGACTAGCTTCTGTAAGACGTTCACTTTTTGCCAATGATGCTACGCGTTCCAAGTTTTTGGCCCATTTGATGACAGGAACCAAAGAAATCCTACAAACAGAACAAG GTCTTGCTGATCATGATAATTACCATGAGTATTGTCGTCTTCTCGGACGTTTCAGAGTGAATTATCAG CTCTCGGAGCTTGTGAACGTGGAAGGCTACAGTGATTGGATACAATTAGTGGCAGAGTTCACATTGAAGTCTTTGCTGTCCTGGCAG TGGGCGAGTAGCAGTGTATACTACCTGTTGGGTCTATGGTCTAGATTGGTAACATCTGTGCCATACTTGAAGGGTGACGCTCCAAGTTTGCTGGATGAATTTGTACCTAAGATCACTGAAGGTTTTATTACATCAAGACTTAACTCTGTACAG GATGGATTTCCCGAAGATCTTTCTGATAATCCATTGGACAATGTTGAACTACTCCAGGATCAGCTAGATTGTTTTCCATATCTTTGCAGATTCCAG TATGAAAGCAGTGGGTTGTATATGATAAACATAATGGAGCCTCTTCTGCAAGCATACACG GAACGAGCACATTTACATAGCAGTGGCAACACTGAACATAGTGTGATTGAGGCCAAACTTGCTTGGATTGTACATATTATAGCTGCCATTCTTAAAATAAAGCAATGCACTGGTTGTAG TGTCGAGTCACAGGAAATGCTTGATGCAGAACTCTCCGCTCGAGTTTTGCAGTTAATACGTGTCACTGATAGTGGACTACACAGCCAG AGATACGGTGAACTGAGTAAGCAACGACTTGATCGAGCAATCCTCACCTTCTTTCAGAATTTCCGAAAGTCTTATGTTGGTGATCAGGCTGTGCACTCATCTAATAAG CAGTTATATGTTCGGTTGTCAGAGCTTCTTGGAGTTCATGATCAGCTGTTACTGCTAAATGTGATTGTCGGGAAGATTGCTACAAACTTGAAGTGTTACACGGAG AGTGAGGAGGTTATCGATCACACTTTAAGTTTGTTCTTGGATCTGGCAACTGG GTATATGACTGGAAAGCTGCTTCTGAAGCTGGATACAATAAAATTTATCATTGCAAATCATACT AGGGAGCATTTTCCATTTTTGGAACAATATAGATGCTCTCGCAGCCGAACCACTCTCTACTATACTATTGGCTGGTTATTGTTCACGGAGGATAGCCCTGTGAAATTCAAGTCTTCAATGGATCCTTTGTTGCaa GTTTTTGTTAGTTTGGAATCAACACCTGATTCAGTGTTTCGTACTGATGCTGTAAAGCATGCTTTAATCGGTTTAATGAGGGATCTCAGAGGAATTGCAATGGCTACAAACAG TCGCAGGACTTATGGGTTCTTATTTGACTGGCTATACCCTGCACGCATGTCGCTACTCTTGAAAGGCATCTCGCATTGGACTGATACCCCAGAG GTTACCACCCCTTTGTTGAAATTCATGGCTGAGTTTGTATTAAACAAAGCCCAGCGCTTAACTTTTGACTCATCTTCTCCTAATGGCATTCTTCTTTTCCGGGAAATAAGCAAATTGATTGTGGCATATGGGACGAGGGTTTTATCTCTTCCAAGTGCTGCTGATATATATGCCTATAAGTACAAAGGAATATGGATTTCATTGACTATTCTCTCAAGAG CACTTGCTGGAAATTATGTCAACTTTGGTGTGTTTGAGCTGTATGGTGATAGAGCACTCTCTGATTCCCTTGACATGGCCTTAAAGTTGACTCTATCGATTCCCTTGGCTGATATATTAGCATATCGAAAG CTAATGAAGGCCTACTTTGCATTCTTAGAGGTACTATTCAGCAGTCACATCAATTTCATTCTGAATTTGGATACAAACACCTTTACACATATAGTTGGATCGCTTGAATCTGGTCTGAAGGGTTTGGATACAAATATCTCATCACAG TGTGCATCTGCTGTTGATAATTTGGCTGCTTTCTATTTCAACAACATCACCATGGGGGAGGCACCCACTTTACCAGCGGCAATAAATCTTACTCGACATGTTGCAGATTGCCCCAATTTGTTTCCAGAG ATATTGAAGACCTTATTTGAGATCATATTATTTGAGGACTGTGGCAATCAGTGGAGTCTTAGCAGGCCTATGCTGAGCTTAATTCTTATTAATGAGCAG TTGTTCTCTGATTTGAAAGCTAAAATTTTGGCTTCACAG CCGGTGGACCAACATCAAGGGCTTTCCCTCTGTTTTGACAAATTAATGGCAGATGTTACTTTAAGCCTAGATCCGAAGAACAGGGACAAGTTCACCCAGAATCTGACGGTTTTCAGGCATGAATTTCGTGTCAAATAG